From one Plasmodium malariae genome assembly, chromosome: 12 genomic stretch:
- the PmUG01_12039000 gene encoding conserved Plasmodium protein, unknown function produces MLYERLLKSEGKGGVPKKNFLYLKQEKLICNQQTPLHIYNATKFSKKSMNHRLFYINWVFVFLFLDMCNSHLDI; encoded by the exons atgctATATGAACGATTGCTTAAAAGCGAAGGt AAAGGGGGAGTACCCAAGAAGAATTTTCTATACTTGAAACAA gaGAAGTTAATATGCAACCAGCAAACTcccttacatatatataatgcaacAAAGTTTTCGAAGAAGTCAATGAATCATAGATTGTTCTATATAAATTGGGTTTTcgtctttttatttctagaCATGTGTAATAGTCATTTagatatatga
- the PmUG01_12039100 gene encoding mitochondrial fission 1 protein, putative, with amino-acid sequence MDKPEFLKIELQRLKNEYETELSVDHVMPKTQFDYACLLICSSDLKNIKYASSLLHELLLINYNRIDCLYQLAIAHIKLRDYKKAKNYLNALLKIDARNSNALALKSLLFDLISSDGLIGALLVALTACGIYLSFKSFKYF; translated from the exons atggacaaACCAGAGTTTCTGAAAATTGAACTTCAAAGACTGAAAAACGAATACGAAACT GAGTTGTCGGTTGACCACGTAATGCCGAAGACACAATTCGATTACGCCtgtttattaatatgttcgtccgatttaaaaaatataaaatatgcttCGTCTTTGTTGCACGAATTATTACTTATAAATTACAATCGCATTGATTGTTTATACCAGCTAGCTATAgcacatataaaattaagagattataaaaaagcaaaaaactATTTAAATGCACTGTTAAAAATTGATGCAAGAAACAGTAATGCCTTAGCTTTAAAAAGCTTGTTGTTTGATTTAATATCATCAGACGGATTAATAGGTGCATTGTTAGTTGCACTTACAGCGTGTGGAATTTATCTATCttttaaatcttttaaatatttttaa